Below is a genomic region from Fischerella sp. PCC 9605.
TATGGGCCGTACTCACAATTTCTAACCAAGTTGCCGCATCAATTTTTTCAGGACATAGAATCCGCCGCACTTCATCATCTAATACCTCAGCTGCTGTTCCTGGCATTGAATCCACACCAGCATCTCGCAAGGCAGTTATTACCTCCGCATAACTCAGCCCGTCAACTCTAGCGATGAATTGCACTTCTTGCGGAGAAAAAGCGTGTAGATGCAGTTGGGGAAATTCCTGTTTAATAGTTTCTACTAGCTTGAGATAATAAGGCAAAGATTTGCCGTTAATTTTTGCTGCTGGATTCAATCCCCCTTGCATACAGATTTCTGTTGCACCCCGCTGCACAGCATCTTTGGCTTTCTCCAAAATTTGCGCCCAATCCAACCAGTAAGCACCAGCCTCACCTTCATCTCGCCGGAAGGCACAAAAACTACAGTGCTGTTCGCAGATATTTGTAAAGTTGATATTACGGTTAATTACGTAGGTAACAGTTTCGCCTGTTTGTCGCTGACGCAGTTTGTCAGCTGTAGCACGAATGGCAGTAATTAAACTTGCGTCTGTTTGTTGTAACAATGTTACTCCCTGTTCGGGAGACAAATCGTAACCCATGAGGGCACGCTCAAGAATAGCATCAACAGTTGCAGTCACCACAGATTTTTAAAAGCAAACCAATATAATTATTTTTGCAATCATAATCATTAACTATTTCCTATGCTATAGCAATTCGAGGTTAATTTGTATGTATATACAAATGCGGTATTAAAAATATTGTTTTTAGCAATATATCCTAGATGTACATCAATACTTTGTCTGTATGCATCTATTCATTTACAAATTCAACATCAATCACGTTCTAATTAATAATTTCTCAAGAAATTATTGGTTTATATATCCTAAATTTTGTAAAATAGCATAAAACTCATCATTTCAGTAAGCTTTTTGCTCTATAGCCACCAAACCAAAAATATCGACGTTGCTAATAAAATAATTAAATACCTGAGTCCAAACGGAAGATCTGTCGTGAGAAAATTAATTGTTTATTTTTATTAGGCATCACTAATTGATAAAGTATTCAGAGCTAATTTAGTGCTAAAGTAGCTTTTTAAAGCTATTGCTAAGAGCTAGTACTATAAATTACTCTTTTTTTCGGATTATGCTACTAATACTTTGTTTTGTATAGATTAAACCTAATAATGGCTTGATATTTTTTTCAAGTTCATTGCTGCTTTGTAGCAAATATTACAATAACGTCGAAAATAAGGTAACGAAACATCAACGTACAAGAATTATAGCTGGCGGCTAACGATTGCAGTCAAACTAATCTGAGTAACTATTTAGAAAATAAATACTCTGACTCCGGCAGAGCAATCTGCGATCGGAAAAATGCAGAAAAACTGTTCCCTCTAATCTTTGGTAAATGAGCATTCTTGAACCAAATTCACTTTTGTCAGTACCAACTGGTCAGTTACAAATTTCTGAATTGCCGCCTAGCACTGTCGGTGTAGATAGTTCGCCAATCTTTTTTTCTCTTGTAATTCCGACTTACAACGAAGCTGGAAATATCAAAGCCATCATCAGGATATTGAGTACCTTGCTAGATGAGTCGATCCCAGGAGAGTACGAACTGATTGTTGTAGACGATGATAGTCCTGATGGTACTTGGGAAGTTGCACAGTCTTTGATGTTGGAGTACCCTCAGTTGCGAGTGATGCGACGTCAGGATGAAAGAGGTCTTTCCTCAGCGGTGATTCGCGGTTGGCAGGTAGCGAGGGGAGATGTTTTAGGGGTAATTGATGGTGATTTGCAGCATCCACCCCACGTGCTGCTGCGACTTTTATATGCAATTCAAAAGGGAGCGGATTTGGCAGTTGCTAGCCGTCACGTCGAAGGTGGTGGAGTCAGTAGTTGGAGTTTCATTAGGCGTTTTTTGTCCCGTGGTGCTCAATTATTGGGATTGATTATTCTGCCAAATGTACTAGGCCGAGTTTCAGATCCAATGAGCGGTTATTTTATAGTACGTCGGAATTGCATAGTAAATGTTACCCTCAATCCCGTAGGATACAAAGTTCTGCTTGAGGTAATCGGGCGAGGCCAGGTAAAGCAAATAGCTGAAGTCGGTTATGTATTCTGCGAACGTAAAGAGGGTGAAAGCAAAGTCACATGGAAGCAATATCTAGATTACATCCACCACTTATTGCGATTGCGGCTTTCTACAGGATATATAGGAAGATTCAGCCAAAACTTCCCCATTGGCCGATTTATGCGCTTTGGCTTGGTGGGACTGAGTGGGGTATTTGTGGATATGGCGGTGCTTTATTTGCTCAGTGACCCGACTACATTAGGATTGCCCTTGACTCGCAGTAAAATTTTGGCTGGGGAAATTGCTATTTTCAATAATTTTTTGTGGAATGACGCTTGGACTTTTGCTGATGTTGCCATGCAACAGCGATCGTGGCGTCAGCGATTGAAGCGATTTTTGAAATTTAATCTTATTTGTCTGGCGGGGTTAGTATTAAATGTGCTGGTGTTGAATTTAGTATTTAATTTCATTATTCATAACCGCTACATCGCTAACCTCATCGCGATCGCCATTGCTACAATCTGGAACTTCTGGGTTAACCTCAAACTCAGTTGGCGTGTAACACAAGTGAAGTGAGTATATATCAGTTGTATGGTTGAGGGCTACCAAGAGGATCTTGCTTATATTCATGATGTTGGGTTTGGGGCTTTCTCAAGCGAATCCGCACCAGGTCTGCTAGAAATATTGCGCCAAAAAGGAATTGCAAAGGGTTTAGTTGTCGATTTAGGATGTGGCAGTGGCATATGGGCAAAAGCGCTCACCCAAGCTGGTTACGATGTTCTAGGGATAGATATATCTGATGCGTTTATAGACTTAGCAAAGAAAAAAGCACCAAAGGCTAATTTCCAAACAGCATCTTTTCTGAGAGTCCCAATCCCAGAATGCAATGCCGTAACATCAATAGGAGAATGCTTAAATTATCAATTTGATGAGCATGGGTTAGCAGAGATCCAAGAACTGTTCACGCGAATATACAAAACCTTAAAATCAGGCGGCGTGTTTATTTTCGATATTGCTGAACCGGGATATGTAAGTGGCACGAATCCACAAAAAACTTATTCCGAAGGGCAAGATTGGGCAATCCTTGTGGAAAAAGAAGAGGATAAGTCAACAAATCAATTAACTCGCAAAATGACAATCTTTCGTAAGATTGGAAATCTTTATCGAAGGAGTGAAGAAATACACCGCGTTCAATTATATAAAAGTTCGGAAGTTGCAAAAGAACTTCGGAAAGTTGGCTTTAAAGTAAGAATTATCCGTGGATACGGGGAATTTAGATTTAGAAACGCTCAAGTCGGATTTATAGCAACAAAAGCATAAACCCAGCATTGGCTTGGCAATTGTGGATTTGTAAGATGGTGACGTTTATTACCGAGAGAGAACGTCACAAGGATAAAGCGGTAATAATCCCAAGTAAGGCTTTCCACCAAACTCAGCGCTATCCCTTCGACAGATGATCTGGATGAATAGAATCACTAATATTTTTGGTGAATTATTAAAAATCTAGCTGGGGTGCGATGTTTTGGTGACAAGTCACTCCGCGTCTACATACTTTGTTTACTTCTGCCAAGTTAAGTAGTTTGGAGACTCTAAGTTATGCGTTGGGAATTCGGCCGTAGAAGCACCAATGTTGAGGACAGGCGCGGAACTCGAATTTCGGCTCCTGTAGTGGGAGGTGGCATTGGGGCAATCATTTTGTCACTGATTGTTGCTTTTTTGGGTGGCGATCCCAGTATAATCTGGGAGCAAACACAAACACCAAGCGATCGCCCCTACTCGGAGTCTCCTCAAACAGAACGTTCTGCCACAGAAGATACTATGGCTGATTTTGTTTCAGTAGTTCTGGCAGATACAGAAGATACTTGGCAAAGTCTATTTCGGCAAATGGGAAAGACCTATGTGGAACCCAAGTTAGTTCTTTATTCGGATGCCGTACAATCTGCCTGTGGGTTTGCGCGATCGGCTTCTGGCCCATTCTATTGCCCCGCCGATCAAAAAGTCTACATTGACTTAAGCTTTTATGAAGATTTGAAGAATCGGCATCAAGCACCAGGGGACTTTGCCCAAGCGTATGTGATTGCTCACGAGATTGGGCATCATGTTCAGAATCAAATGGGCATTCTCGGTCGGGTTAATACATTGCAGCGTCAAGTCGATCAAGTGGAAGCAAATCAACTTTCAGTCCGGCTGGAGTTACAGGCGGACTGTTTTGCTGGTATCTGGGCGCACCATGCCAATCGCTCGCGGCAGGTTCTGGAAGCAGGCGACATTGAAGAGGGGCTGAATGCTGCTAGTAGTATTGGAGACGATCGCTTGCAACGTCAGGCAAAAGGGTATGTTGTGCCAGAATCTTTTACACATGGTAGTTCAGCCCAGCGAGTCCGCTGGTTCAAACGAGGCATTCAAACAGGCGATCCTGCACAATGTAATACTTTTGCGAGCGCAAATCCTTAACAGTTAAAGGAAATTGGTATTAGACATCGCAGTATAGCAATGAAGCATCTTAATTTTGCACAATAGTCATTAGGATGCTTCACTTCATTTTTATGCTGCGATCGCTGTCATCTGCAAAGAATGCTGTTTCAGCATCTGGGCGATCGCATCTGTGGGGACAGGAGGACTGAAGTAGAACCCCTGCCCTTCGTGACATCCCCGCATTTGCAGGTATTCAAGTTGTTCTCGGGTTTCTACCCCCTCTGCTGTGATGTTCAACCGCAGACTCTTTGCTAGGGCAATAATGGCATCGGTGACAGCTGCGCTATCAGGATTTGATGTCACATCCTGCACAAATGAGCGATCGATCTTGAGCATGTCAACGTGAAAGCGCTTCAAGTAGTTTAGGGAAGAATAGCCTGTGCCGAAGTCATCCAAGGCCAGCAATATGCCTAGTTCTCGTAATTGTTCTAGGGTTCTAACGGAGCGCTCTATGTCAGTCACTAGAAAACTTTCAGTGACTTCCAGTTCTAAGTAAGACGCTTCCATTCCAGTCTCCTCAAGAATCTGGCTGACAACCTCCACTAGATTTGGTTGTTCAAATTGTCGAGCCGACAGATTCACCGACACGCGAATTGGAGGTAGTCCGGCAAGCTGCCAGGCACGGTTTTGAGTACAGGCTGTTCGCAAAACCCATTCACCGATTGGCACAATTAAACCATTGGCTTCTGCAATCGGAATAAACTTTGCTGGAGAAATCAACCCCCGTGTGGGATGCTGCCAGCGAACCAGTGCTTCAATTGCTGTCACTTGTTTGCTGTGTAAATCAATTAGAGGTTGGTAATAAACCAGCATTTCGTTGCGCTCAAGCGCCCTATGTAATTCATTTTCTAGCGTTAGTCGCTCCAGCAGCTGAGCATTAATCTCGGGCGAATAGAATTGGTATTGGCTACGTCCCTGCTGCTTTGCCTGGTACAGCGCTATATGTGCCTGTTGTAAAAGATCGTCGACATGATGGCGATCGCCCAAGTCATTAATTGTGATGCCAATGCTGGCTGTGATATGAATTGTGTTGCCTTCTAAACAGAAGGGTTTTGCCAGCGTACTCAGCACTAACTGAGATAGCTTGATCGCAGTCTCAAAAGAAAAAATGTCTGTTATGGCGATCGCAAATTCATCTCCACTCAAACGGGCAAGAATATCTGTTTGAGTTATGCAGGTTGTCAAACGTTGGGCAACTGCTCTTAACAACAAATTTGAAATCTTATGCTTTAATGCATGACTTATACCAGTGAAATCATCAATACTTAGCAAAAGGATAGCTACAAGCTGTTGATTATTCTGAGGTTTGGATTGGGTTTGATGGAGGCGATGGCGAAACAAATCCCGATTGGGTAATCCGGTCAGGTTATCGTAGTTGGTGATGTAGTGAATTAATTCATCTAATTTATGCAGAGTTTGTGAGGTATCTGCCATCAGCGTACCCGCTTCATCGACAAATTGTGTAGGTAGTTCGGGTAATGTTTTGGTCTTTAGATAGTCTTGCAATGCAGCAGATGTCAAAATCACCGGTGCAAGCAGGTAGTGTAGCGCATAGAGAGTGACTGCCGTACCCACTAAAGTAGCCAAAAGAGCAATCGTCAGAACTCGCACTGTCATCTGCAAAGAATAGGAGTTTGAAGTGACGAAACTCAAGAGTAAAGTTAGAAGTGGTACATGAGTACCTAAAAATGCCACCAACATGATTTTGGCGATGTAACTTTTTTTGAGTAATCCGAAATGAGCCAGAGATGAATACAGGTAAAGTTTTGGCTGGAATTGCATAGGTTGAGATGATGATTAAAAATTGGTTACTAAGTATCCGGCAAAAGGGTATTTTAAAATCACGAGCAAATGGAGTAAATTTCAGTGGCAAGAAATTTAATCTAAGGTTAGATATTATGCTTTTTTAAAAAAGTGTCTACGTAAAATTTACTTTAATATAGTTGGATAAATCTAACTCCAGTCTAAGTTTTACCAGCAAAAGAGTTTAAAGTAGATCCACTTAATTTTGTATAAATTTTATATTAATAAAATATTTACCGATCAACTGGGGTGAGTAAAGGCGATCGCTAGAATTAAAGTATCAAATATTAACCGGGCTTGCGTACACAAACCCGGTGATGCTTGACCATTAGGCTGAATTGATAATCGCAATCTCTTTTAATTAGGATGTGCTGTAAACTCTGCCAAATCAAGTAATAATGCTCACTTTTCCCGTATCCAAATCATAACGACCCCCGACAATTTTCAATTTGCCAGACTGCAACCGCTCATTTAAGAGCTTGGATAGCTTCAGCCTTTCAATTTGATAGTGCACATTTGCAATTACAGCATTCTCAACCGCGTCGCCTGACTGACCTTTGACCTTTGCCACGGCTGGCTTAATTGCCTTCACAAAACTACCAATCTCACCAAGCAGAGATTCTTGCTGTACAGCTGCGGTTACTGCTCCGCAGCGTTCATGACCTAGTACCATCAATACAGGAGTGCCTAAAAGAGCAACAGCATATTCAATACTGCCGATTGCTTCCCGCGTGGCAATATTGCCAGCAATACGAACATCAAAGATATCTCCTATACCTTGATCGAAAACAATTTCTGCTGGCACTCGCGAATCTGCACAACTCAGGATAGTTGCAAATGGATGTTGAGCTTGAGCAACTTCTTGCAAACGCGCCTGAGATTGATCGGGATATTGGGGTTTATGCTGGACAAATCGCTGATTTCCCTCCATCAGCTTTTGCAGCGCTGCATCGGGAGTAAGAGGTTGAGGAGTTGTTAGAGACAATTCGGCGGCTTGAACTTGTTCAACCTGCCAGAGTAAATCGCTGGCAGTTGCCATTATACTAAATGCCCCAATGGCTCCCAACTTTAGAAACTCACGACGTTCTATCAAACGCTTCATTGGGTTCATCATATTTTTACAGCGAGGCGATGCATTTTACAGAGCGAATCTCCATCACATCTGAGATGTAACAGGTTCCTCCAAACTTATTGAGTAGGGGTCTAATATTTTCTACAACAGGCTTGAGTTGTTCTGGTTGGCAGAACGCGATGATGTAAACATTATCAAGCATGGTCATGTCTAAATCTTCTGTCATTTCGCCTCGCAACCCTTTGCCAGCAACATTGCGAATCACGGCATGACCATGTACACCTGACTTGTCCAAACTATCTAAAATTTTGCCCAGTTCAAACGAGTTGGCGATAATTTCTATCTTTTTAACCAGGTGCATATTAATTACCTCCACAACAGGTTAATTCCGTACAGGTATAGAGGAATTCCTACTATAATATTGAACGGAAATGTCACTGCTAGAGCAGTAGAAACATACAGGCTGGGATTCGCTTCAGGAACGGTCAACCGCATAGCTGCTGGGACAGCAATGTAAGAGGCACTGGCACACAGCACAGCAAACAAAAGTGCATCTCCCTGAGGCATACCAATAAATCTGGCAATTAATAATCCAATGCCTGCATTGAGTACTGGAATCAGTATGGCAAATGAGATCAGAAAAATTCCGGTTTTTTGCAAGTCTTTAATTCTTCTAGCAGCGACCAGTCCCATATCCAGCAAAAAGAAGGTGAGAATGCCATAGAACAGTCCTTGAGTAAAGGGTTCTAAGACCTGCCACCCGTGTTCTCCCGTCAAGAAACCAATCAGGAGGCTACCAACCAGTAAAAAGACTGAACTATTTAAAAATGCCTCTTGCAATACTTCAGACCAGGCAAAGTCCCGCTTGCCATCGGTGGTGAATAGATTCACTAGGATCAGACCAACAATAATAGCTGGAGATTCCATCAGGGCAAGGGCTGCCACCATGTAGCCATCAAAAGCAATGCCAAGCTCAGTTAGAAAGGCACTCGCTGTGATGAATGTAACAGCGCTGATCGAGCCGTAGGTTGCCGCGATCGCCGCAGCATCGTAAGTATCTAGTTTCAGCCTGAGAATAAAAAAGGTGTAAATTGGGACAACACACGCCATCAACATCGCTGCTAAAAGCGTCAAAATTACTTCCTGTGTGATACCACTTTTGATCAGCTCTACCCCCCCCTTAAACCCAATGGCAAACAGCAGATAAAGCGAAAGGAGTTTGGGTACTGGTGCAGGAATTTCTAGATCGGACTTGACAAAAACAGCAGTCATGCCCAAGAAAAAAAACAAGACTGGCGGATTCAGGATGTTGGATACAATCAAACTGCCATCCATGTCCATCCCTCCTCATACGGATAAAACCGTAAATTAAACAAACTTTGCATTGCAGAAATTTATTATCATCATTGAATCATGATGTATCGTGTCCCGTTACCCAATGTCAATTGGGTGATGAAGCATTTCAACAACCATCAAAATCAAATATCCGTTGTTTTGAGTGCAACAGCAACCGCACTTTTACGTGACACCACAGCGATCTTATACAAACAAGCGATCGCCTTCTTTGTTCGTTTGTAAGAACGATAAAATATTGACAGAGTGGCAATGACACCGAACCTGTATGACAACAGCGCTTCCTCCGTCCCTCACCCTCGAAGAATTCCTCAAACTGCCAGAAACAAAGCCTGCGAGTGAATTTATTGACGGTCAAATTTACCAAAAACCCATGCCTCAAGGCAAACACTCCAGGCTGCAACTCAAGTTTTGTGATGCAGTCAATCAAGTTGCAGAAACACCGAAAATTGCCCTCGCTTTCCCAGAGTTGCGCTGTACTTTTGGGGGACGCTCTATTGTGCCTGATGCTACCGTATTCCTGTGGGAGCGAATACCATTTGATGATGATGGCGAAGTACCTAATACCTTTGATATTTGTCCAGACTGGACGGTAGAAATTCTCTCACCCGAACAGAGAGCTACTAAAGTTATTAGTAATATTTTGCACTGCCTTAGACATGGCACTCAGCTAGGATGGTTAATTGACCCAGATGAGCGGTTAATTTTAGCGTTTCTTCCAGGACAAGAACCTATCGAGTTAACTCTTAGCGATCGCAGCTTGCAATCGACCGTGAATCTTGGTAGGGAAAAGGGCTTGGTAGAGTTCGCTACCTAGTGCTTTGAGCAAGTCAGTATCTGTCTGTCTCTGCTCAATCAGTTTTAATGTCAGCTTAATTCTATTCATCTCCAACCGCAATTCGCCCCACTCGTCGCCTTGTTCTGAGGAAGCGCGAATTTTGCGATCGCCTGTAACCAATATTTGAAAATCGTGGTAATTCATAGTGGTTTGATTTTGGAATGATTGATCTCTCGCTTTGGACAATTCCTGTTGTAGTGGTGCAGTTCGGGGTTTAAGTTCCTGTTCTGTGGGCAAATTAACATCATCAATTAGCCTACGAACATCGACCATTTCATAGCTGTTCTCGCACTCAATCCGATATCGACCAGCTTTCAAACGCTTATACAAGTTTTCCAGAGGGTAGGAATAAGGTTCCAGACTTCCTGCACAGCTATTGCAGTTACAAGGAACAAGAGTTTGATATTGCAAACGTTCAAAAGACTTGTGGATTTTTTCGAGTTCGTGAGTGACGACTGTTAGCAATTCTTTCTTGCGGTGTCCGGCTACACGGACTTTAATTTCTTTTTGATTGTAGTGTTCAATGATTTCAGCACGAGTTTCGTCTTTGTTGAGAACAACGCCGCTTCTCCAAACGAGTTTTTGTTGTTCAATCCAAGGGTGTGTTTCAACAATGAAGCGGGTGAGAATACCCTTGGGCATAAACTCGTATTTGTAGCGCAAAATCAGGTTATTAGTTCCGTCCCAATTGTAGTCTGGTTGATTGATATTAAGTAGTTGGGGTGCAATATAGTTACCGGGACGATTAGGAATTGGGTAACAAAGTTTGAACCGCATCATTAGTTGCAGCAGTTCATCTCGCATGTCGGCATATTTGCTATCTTTCCAAATATCAGCGAGATCATTTTTGGTGAAACAGCCGAGATTTTTCTTGACGGTTTGATTGTCTAAAACTTTGTAGACGGCAGTTGTACCCCATTCAGGTTTAAGGATGACATAGTGTTTAAGCGTAGAATCGTCTTGGAAGTGCAGACAAACGCCGAGGTCGTGCAGATAGCGACTCAGCCGCAGCATATCTTTACGGTCAGTTAAATTATTAACTCGGCAAAGGTTCTCGTATTCGTAAAAGCTAATGTAGTTGCGGGAATCGTTTTCTAAAGCTGCTCTAACTCTCACCCAGAGTTTTGGTAGAGGTGTACCGACGTGGGGTAGTCTGCTGATGTAGTCTTGAATAGCTTGTTTAATTTCTGCTAACCCGCGATTAGTGGCTAAGTTAGTTGCCAGAACTTTCTCCAGATTAGTAAATTCTCCGCGCAATTGGCGATCGTTGACTTCACACTGACGGTCTTGTTTTTCGTTTTTAACGATCAGAACCGGACTATTATCACTAAGGAGTTCGACAACCTTAAGCCACCAGTAAAAGTCAGTGTTTTCTTTGCGAGTATCAGCGACTAAAGCATAGAGGGAACGTTCAGTGAGGAAAAACTGGTGGGTTTGATGGTAAATCTCTTGCCCGCCGAAGTCCCAGATATTGACGCGAAAGTCTTTGCCATTTGGTTGGGTGAAGTTCCATTGAATTACGTCAATGCCTTGGGTTGATTCCTCATCAGCCTGGAGTTCGTAAGTTTCGTCTTCTATTTTCTTGGCTAAAGAAGTTTTACCTGCTCCCCCTTCACCAACAATCAATAATTTTGCTTCGTAGAAGGGTTCAGTTTCGTTGGGATCTTGTACCCGAAAATAGAAATCGAGAATTTCATTCACATCGCCTGGATCTTTTGATAAATCCTTCGCTCCCAAAATCTCAGGTGGAATGGGGACTGGATTACTACGCAGATCCAGCTTTTTCAGATTTGGCAGTTGTCTAATTTCGCTTGGCAGAGTGCTGAGTTGATTGTCGCGGAGGTGGAGCGTTTGCAAGTTGACCAGTTGACCAATTTCGGTTGGCAGAGTGCTGAGTTGATTGTAGCTGAGGTGGAGCGATCGCAAGTTGACCAGTTGTCCAATCTCAGGCGGTAAAGCCGTCAACTCATTACCAGAGAGGTCGAGTTCCGTCACGCCCTCTGTTACTGCTTGTTCAATTACCTGTAGCAGTTCTGCCTCGGTCATGAGCAATTAAGTAGGTTAGCACAAATTAAAGTTAACTCGTGAAGACCGTCATTTGTCATTGGTAGGGGTTTCAGGTGTGTTACTTTTCATAACATAGTTATATTTATTTTCACCCACCTATATTGAAAATAAACCTCACCCCGTCCTATCGGACACCCCTCTCCTTAGCAAGGAGAGGGGAAGGGGTGAGGTTTTTCATTCTGGTGTACGCAGTTCATGATGGCTACTTGGCGTATGCTATTAGTGAAAGTACAGCACCATCAGCAATTCAAGGTGCGTTAGCCTACGGCATAACACACCCTACTTTTAATATTAATAGGTAGCGATCGCCACTGAGGAAGGCTATGTGTGATATGGCATTTGTCAAATTGTAAGTTGAAATTGAATTGTCGTTACCAACATCGATTCATCCACACAGAAGGCGATCGCGTTTGTCACAAACGTCTTGACGTTGTTTATTAACGTCGTTTCATCCACACAGAAGGCGATCGCGTTTGTCACAAACGTCTTGATGTTCTTTATTAACGTTGATTCAATCATAGAGAACACGATCGCGTTTATCACAAACGTCTTGATGTTCTTTATTAACGTGAAGACGTTCATCACAAACGCCGTGACAGACTTTTCAGGCGTTCTTTAAAATGCGGCTAAAAAGTAGATTGCATAAGCATATTATCTTCTGCCTTTTTGCACTAGTTTTTGACCAACTTTGATCAAACGCATCACTCGTTCCGCTGCGTAGGTTAAAAGGTCGGGTGTGTTGGCGATCGCTTCAGGTAGGGTACAGGGTTCTCTGAGAATCGTGGAAAAAGAGTCAATGCCATAGTCAAAATTCACTCGCGCATCCTTACCAATAGTGCCAGCGATCGCAATTACTGGTAGGTCATAGCGTTTAGCACGTTGTGCTACTTCCACAGGAATTTTGCCTCGCGGCGTTTGGAAATCTATACTCCCCTCAG
It encodes:
- a CDS encoding COR domain-containing protein, yielding MTEAELLQVIEQAVTEGVTELDLSGNELTALPPEIGQLVNLRSLHLSYNQLSTLPTEIGQLVNLQTLHLRDNQLSTLPSEIRQLPNLKKLDLRSNPVPIPPEILGAKDLSKDPGDVNEILDFYFRVQDPNETEPFYEAKLLIVGEGGAGKTSLAKKIEDETYELQADEESTQGIDVIQWNFTQPNGKDFRVNIWDFGGQEIYHQTHQFFLTERSLYALVADTRKENTDFYWWLKVVELLSDNSPVLIVKNEKQDRQCEVNDRQLRGEFTNLEKVLATNLATNRGLAEIKQAIQDYISRLPHVGTPLPKLWVRVRAALENDSRNYISFYEYENLCRVNNLTDRKDMLRLSRYLHDLGVCLHFQDDSTLKHYVILKPEWGTTAVYKVLDNQTVKKNLGCFTKNDLADIWKDSKYADMRDELLQLMMRFKLCYPIPNRPGNYIAPQLLNINQPDYNWDGTNNLILRYKYEFMPKGILTRFIVETHPWIEQQKLVWRSGVVLNKDETRAEIIEHYNQKEIKVRVAGHRKKELLTVVTHELEKIHKSFERLQYQTLVPCNCNSCAGSLEPYSYPLENLYKRLKAGRYRIECENSYEMVDVRRLIDDVNLPTEQELKPRTAPLQQELSKARDQSFQNQTTMNYHDFQILVTGDRKIRASSEQGDEWGELRLEMNRIKLTLKLIEQRQTDTDLLKALGSELYQALFPTKIHGRLQAAIAKS